The following coding sequences lie in one Sphingopyxis macrogoltabida genomic window:
- a CDS encoding tyrosine-type recombinase/integrase: MSVATLPALIQRFFTDRLCTQLEASRHTVAGYRDTFRLLLRYASAQRGKPPVKLTVEDIDADLVADFLSHIETARGNGARSRNTRLAAIRSFFRFVAMTDPTWLLHCQRILTMPNKRYVKRAVTFLDADEIAALLAAPDRTTWTGRRDHALLLLAVQTGLRASELVGLTRGDVALGTGAHVRCMGKGRKERATPLRRETAKLLATWIGNDKDESRPLFPSIRGERLSRDALEHLVRKHCLTASRACPSLDTKRVTPHTLRHSTAMELLHHGVDQTVIALWLGHENVETTQIYIHADMRMKEKALARVAAPATPPGRFRPDDNLLVFLEGL, from the coding sequence ATGAGCGTCGCGACCTTGCCTGCGCTGATCCAGCGCTTCTTCACCGACCGGCTTTGCACGCAACTGGAGGCAAGCCGCCACACGGTTGCAGGCTACCGCGACACGTTCCGGCTCCTGCTTCGATATGCGAGCGCGCAACGTGGCAAGCCGCCGGTCAAGCTGACGGTCGAAGACATCGACGCCGATCTGGTTGCCGACTTCCTCAGCCATATCGAAACGGCGCGGGGCAACGGCGCTCGCAGCCGTAATACCCGACTGGCCGCGATCCGATCGTTCTTCCGCTTCGTCGCGATGACCGACCCAACCTGGCTACTGCACTGCCAGCGCATCCTCACCATGCCCAACAAGCGCTATGTGAAGCGTGCGGTCACATTCCTTGACGCGGATGAGATCGCGGCGTTGCTCGCAGCGCCGGATCGCACGACATGGACGGGGCGGCGTGATCATGCTCTGCTGCTGCTCGCGGTCCAGACTGGTCTGCGGGCATCCGAACTGGTTGGCCTCACGCGGGGTGATGTGGCGCTCGGCACCGGCGCGCACGTCCGCTGTATGGGTAAGGGCCGTAAGGAGCGCGCCACCCCGCTTCGCCGCGAAACGGCTAAGCTGCTGGCGACGTGGATCGGCAACGACAAGGATGAGAGCAGGCCGCTGTTCCCATCGATCCGGGGCGAGCGGCTGAGCCGCGACGCGCTCGAACATCTGGTACGCAAGCATTGCCTGACGGCATCGCGCGCATGCCCGAGCCTCGACACCAAGCGGGTCACACCGCATACGCTTCGCCACAGCACGGCGATGGAACTGCTCCACCACGGTGTCGATCAAACGGTGATCGCGCTCTGGCTTGGTCACGAAAACGTCGAGACCACCCAGATTTACATCCATGCCGACATGAGAATGAAGGAAAAGGCGCTCGCTCGCGTCGCGGCCCCTGCCACCCCGCCCGGCCGGTTCCGACCAGACGATAACCTCTTGGTGTTCTTAGAAGGGCTCTGA
- a CDS encoding ParB/RepB/Spo0J family partition protein produces MTIMVKLSKLVLSPINVRTRPEELLEIPQLAADIEAHGLLQNLLVNPVKKPRGNFEVFDGGRRLRALMKLVQDNVIVAEDYDVPVKVLTGDEATLSETGTAANFHQLKMTPAEECRAFQYFIGLNGDIDGVAKRLGVTRRFVEGRLRLATLAEPIFDALAEGEITLDIAKAYASTENQAKQLHVWEAYGGNYTNADTIRRVIANETMKSTDPVAILVGEDCYVAAGGKIDPDLFSEDGDKWIDPEIAQGLAAELMEAEAKRVGEELGLGWIRPIASSYTHNAAAGLYRVILPQPDPTEEQVARLEEIDARQSEISIEMDDESLTDEAYQALDREHDALSDEIRAIHDTTPVLPDELKPQVGLFLKLTPRGEMQLDTVYYSEQPVRVPSDRDADEGADGDRAVDNRPIGGSNGKPATPPAPETVAPGGKPLSARLFDELSMQRRDVLAATLLAHPGLALDYALFVMIDDRHSSFSAYGSTIRARPPQDPVSGQQPETRARGYLAEAHEGLDAAWTEHKSEVDRFEAFRALDDDSKANWLAYIVARSLEAKPSYRAEHSALHNRLATIMEVDVASWWRPTSENYFDRISKGSILSLLAEVGGAALTARHATMKKAEISSSCEKMFAGDAIVEPEVRDAAIAWVPDTMRFLDAVTVEETDQAHDEQVDTVGPADDGVEDVINGGEAVDEPAGDEVLQDEEGAIAA; encoded by the coding sequence ATGACCATAATGGTAAAGCTTTCCAAGCTTGTACTTTCCCCGATCAACGTCCGCACCCGGCCCGAAGAGCTGCTCGAAATACCGCAGCTTGCGGCCGATATCGAAGCGCACGGCCTCCTCCAGAATCTGCTCGTCAATCCGGTCAAGAAGCCGCGAGGCAACTTCGAGGTGTTCGACGGCGGCCGCCGCCTGCGCGCGCTGATGAAGCTCGTCCAGGACAATGTCATCGTCGCCGAGGACTATGATGTTCCCGTCAAGGTCCTGACCGGCGACGAAGCGACACTGTCGGAGACGGGGACCGCGGCGAACTTCCATCAGCTCAAAATGACGCCGGCGGAAGAATGCCGCGCGTTCCAGTATTTCATTGGCTTGAACGGCGATATCGACGGCGTCGCCAAGCGCCTCGGCGTTACCAGGCGCTTCGTGGAAGGCCGCCTGCGCCTCGCTACCTTGGCGGAACCGATCTTCGATGCGCTGGCCGAAGGCGAGATCACCCTCGATATCGCCAAAGCCTATGCGTCGACTGAAAATCAGGCGAAGCAGCTGCATGTCTGGGAGGCCTATGGCGGGAACTACACCAATGCCGACACCATCCGCCGGGTCATCGCCAACGAAACCATGAAGTCGACGGATCCTGTCGCCATTCTCGTCGGCGAAGACTGCTACGTCGCGGCGGGCGGCAAGATCGACCCTGACCTGTTCAGCGAAGACGGCGACAAATGGATCGACCCCGAGATCGCGCAAGGACTCGCGGCCGAGCTCATGGAAGCCGAAGCCAAGCGTGTCGGCGAGGAACTCGGGCTCGGGTGGATCAGGCCGATTGCGTCGAGCTATACGCACAATGCCGCGGCCGGACTCTACCGTGTCATTCTGCCCCAGCCCGACCCGACCGAGGAGCAGGTCGCACGACTGGAAGAGATTGACGCGCGCCAGTCGGAAATTTCGATCGAGATGGACGACGAGAGCCTCACCGACGAAGCCTATCAGGCGCTCGATCGCGAGCATGATGCGCTCAGCGACGAGATTCGTGCGATCCATGATACGACGCCGGTGCTTCCGGATGAGCTGAAGCCGCAAGTCGGTCTCTTCCTAAAGCTGACGCCCAGGGGCGAGATGCAGCTCGACACCGTCTACTATAGTGAACAGCCGGTGCGAGTCCCCAGCGACCGCGATGCCGACGAGGGTGCCGACGGTGACCGGGCAGTTGACAATCGGCCGATCGGTGGCTCGAACGGCAAACCGGCAACGCCTCCGGCTCCGGAAACCGTGGCGCCAGGGGGCAAGCCGCTCAGCGCGCGCCTCTTCGACGAACTCTCGATGCAGCGGCGCGACGTCCTTGCGGCCACGCTTCTTGCCCACCCGGGTCTTGCGCTCGACTATGCCCTGTTCGTGATGATCGACGATCGCCACAGCTCGTTCAGCGCTTATGGCTCGACGATCCGCGCTCGCCCGCCGCAGGATCCCGTCTCCGGCCAGCAGCCCGAAACGCGCGCGCGCGGGTATCTTGCCGAAGCGCATGAGGGCCTGGACGCGGCCTGGACCGAACACAAGTCGGAGGTCGACCGGTTCGAGGCCTTCCGGGCGCTCGACGATGACAGCAAGGCGAACTGGCTCGCCTATATCGTCGCCCGGTCCCTCGAGGCGAAGCCCAGCTATCGCGCCGAGCACAGTGCGCTCCACAACCGTCTGGCGACGATCATGGAGGTCGACGTGGCGAGCTGGTGGCGGCCAACTTCCGAAAACTATTTCGACCGCATCAGCAAGGGCTCGATCCTGTCGCTTCTTGCCGAGGTCGGCGGCGCGGCGCTTACCGCGCGGCACGCGACGATGAAGAAGGCCGAGATTTCGAGCTCGTGCGAGAAAATGTTCGCGGGCGATGCGATCGTCGAGCCGGAAGTTCGGGACGCGGCGATCGCTTGGGTCCCCGACACGATGAGGTTCCTCGATGCGGTCACGGTTGAGGAAACCGATCAGGCCCACGATGAGCAAGTCGATACCGTCGGGCCGGCGGACGATGGCGTCGAAGACGTGATCAATGGCGGCGAGGCCGTCGACGAACCCGCCGGAGACGAAGTCCTCCAAGACGAAGAGGGTGCCATCGCCGCCTGA
- a CDS encoding strawberry notch C-terminal domain-containing protein, giving the protein MMILIACWFLRLVEVEGTVIIWSEIMENRRKPAPPATTLDINCDCKEYVIDYLERAFPTRQMRVFKDDTDTLRSIPMVDDDGHPVYNPEAEAARDELIETLCAMPPIMSALDALLEHFGHDNVAEVTGRTKRLITASDGRQKLESRSARTSQVEAAAFMAGRKRILVFSDAGGTGRSYHASLDAVNQEQRVHFLLEPGWRADRAIQGLGRTHRTHQASTPLFRPVTTDCKGELRFTSTIARRLDTLGALTRGQRQTGGQGLFDPADNLESEYACAALLTWFDLLAGGKLASITLDEFMERTGLELVDQDGVMKDEMPPIQRWLNRILALPIARQNSIFDEFLALIETRVEAARDAGRLDVGVETILVDKATVVDDVVLRTDPQTGATSHLLTIEIERRRNPVSLDRILRIADGDSSVAYMMNRKSGMAALRTRARSLMEEKEGIPIPRVELMRPTRNQYMREQDLLESSWEIVDRDAFAAVWEREVEAARDKVDSETLRLATGLLLPIWSALPSDHLAVNRIVDQEGRAWLGRLVFDDHVSRLFAKLGIDRKEDLPADAIAKAVAAGRSIDISHPFALTIKRSLVNGSQRIELTGYPHERLAWFKAAGCFTEIIQYRTRLFVPTASADAVLANILGQQG; this is encoded by the coding sequence ATGATGATCTTGATCGCATGTTGGTTCCTTCGACTTGTTGAGGTCGAGGGAACCGTAATTATCTGGAGTGAAATCATGGAAAACCGAAGGAAACCTGCGCCTCCCGCCACCACGCTCGACATAAACTGCGACTGCAAAGAATATGTCATCGATTACCTCGAACGCGCGTTCCCGACGCGGCAGATGCGTGTCTTCAAGGATGATACCGACACGCTGCGCTCGATACCGATGGTGGATGACGATGGGCATCCCGTCTATAATCCCGAAGCGGAAGCCGCACGCGACGAACTCATCGAAACGCTGTGCGCCATGCCGCCGATCATGTCCGCGCTCGACGCACTGCTCGAACATTTTGGGCACGACAATGTTGCGGAGGTGACCGGGCGCACCAAGCGCCTGATCACGGCCTCCGACGGCCGCCAGAAACTCGAATCGCGGTCGGCACGCACAAGCCAGGTTGAGGCAGCCGCATTCATGGCGGGCCGCAAGCGAATCCTCGTCTTCTCGGACGCCGGCGGGACGGGCCGAAGCTATCACGCGTCGCTCGATGCGGTGAACCAGGAACAGCGCGTCCACTTCCTGCTCGAGCCCGGCTGGCGTGCGGACCGCGCTATCCAAGGGCTTGGGCGGACCCACCGGACGCACCAGGCGTCGACACCCCTGTTCCGCCCGGTCACCACCGACTGCAAGGGCGAGCTTCGCTTCACCAGCACGATCGCCCGGCGTCTCGACACATTGGGCGCGCTTACGCGCGGACAGCGCCAGACGGGCGGGCAGGGGCTCTTCGATCCCGCCGACAACCTCGAAAGCGAATATGCTTGCGCGGCCCTTCTGACCTGGTTCGACCTGCTGGCGGGAGGAAAGCTGGCGAGCATCACGCTTGACGAGTTCATGGAACGGACCGGCCTCGAACTCGTCGACCAGGATGGGGTGATGAAAGATGAGATGCCGCCGATCCAGCGGTGGCTCAACCGTATCCTCGCGCTTCCGATCGCGCGCCAGAATAGCATATTCGACGAGTTCCTGGCGCTCATCGAAACGCGTGTCGAAGCGGCGCGCGATGCCGGACGTCTCGATGTGGGCGTCGAGACGATCCTGGTCGACAAGGCGACGGTGGTCGATGACGTCGTGCTTCGGACCGACCCGCAGACCGGGGCCACATCGCATTTGTTGACGATCGAGATCGAAAGGCGGCGAAATCCTGTGTCGCTGGATCGTATCCTGCGGATCGCCGACGGCGATTCCAGCGTGGCTTATATGATGAACCGCAAGTCGGGCATGGCGGCGCTCCGGACCCGCGCCCGCTCGCTAATGGAGGAGAAGGAAGGGATTCCGATCCCGCGCGTCGAGCTGATGCGCCCCACGCGCAACCAATATATGCGCGAGCAAGACCTCCTCGAGTCCTCTTGGGAGATCGTCGACCGCGATGCGTTCGCCGCGGTGTGGGAGCGCGAGGTCGAAGCCGCGCGCGACAAGGTCGACAGCGAGACGTTGCGGCTCGCGACCGGGCTGTTGCTGCCGATCTGGTCCGCGCTGCCGAGTGATCATCTGGCGGTAAACCGTATCGTCGACCAGGAGGGCCGGGCGTGGCTCGGGCGTCTCGTCTTCGACGATCATGTCTCCCGGCTGTTCGCTAAGCTCGGCATCGACCGCAAGGAGGACCTGCCTGCCGACGCGATCGCGAAGGCCGTTGCCGCCGGGCGCTCGATCGACATCAGTCACCCCTTTGCGCTCACGATCAAGCGGAGCCTGGTCAACGGATCGCAGCGCATCGAACTGACGGGCTATCCGCACGAGAGGCTCGCCTGGTTCAAGGCGGCGGGCTGCTTCACGGAAATCATCCAGTACCGGACCCGGCTGTTCGTGCCCACGGCGTCAGCTGACGCCGTGTTGGCGAATATCCTGGGTCAACAAGGCTGA
- a CDS encoding tyrosine-type recombinase/integrase, with protein sequence MRSRSSLPFRAAPLRVEDPPSHGTLLTTFLSSQSLDEKSGCAVLYGAAVRHFLHWLGLHRIAIRTIDDRAVRRFEKHGCRCHRYSAQQAHYKADQAARVRRFVRFLEDQGYVEVDDGIDDLPRHLADYSDAIDRLQLAEGPAQAYRSEAEHFVAWLRMARRQWIDIDDTIIDHYAAHDCRCPVWRKRGKLVATGTKRRRRCARHFVEFLRGRGAIPLVEPVADDDPHMSAYLAWLKQHRGATDETIRRYRTDIRRLMPMLGEPSQWDAAGLRSAFQRRSKETPGSASLLVTIMRSYIRFLVVRGECRPALLHAVPSVQRYRLSTLPRHVDPATIERIIAACPTDRPVEVRDKAIILLLARLGLRAADIQNMRLDDIDWRSGHLTVKGKTRRPDRLPLPQDVGDAILAYLAAARPKAAEEHLFLRAQAPFRPFRSSAEIAGIVARTRDRGGIEGVPTGSHIFRHSLATNLLRAGAGLESVGTILRHSSPETTAIYAKVDLPMLMKIAQPWPGEQSC encoded by the coding sequence ATGCGATCAAGATCATCATTGCCGTTTCGAGCGGCCCCGCTCCGGGTCGAAGACCCGCCCAGTCACGGCACCCTTCTCACCACATTCCTCTCCTCTCAGTCGCTCGACGAGAAGTCAGGCTGTGCGGTTCTGTATGGCGCGGCGGTCCGCCATTTCCTGCATTGGCTGGGCCTGCATAGGATCGCCATCCGCACGATTGACGATCGGGCTGTCCGGCGGTTCGAAAAGCATGGGTGCCGGTGCCACCGGTATTCGGCGCAGCAAGCGCACTACAAGGCTGACCAAGCAGCAAGGGTCAGGCGCTTCGTCCGGTTCCTGGAAGATCAAGGCTACGTCGAAGTCGACGACGGGATCGACGATCTGCCACGGCACCTCGCCGACTATTCCGATGCGATCGATCGCCTGCAACTTGCCGAGGGACCGGCACAGGCCTATCGGTCCGAGGCCGAGCATTTCGTGGCCTGGCTTCGCATGGCGCGGCGCCAATGGATCGATATCGATGACACGATCATCGACCACTATGCAGCGCATGATTGCCGATGCCCGGTCTGGCGCAAGCGGGGCAAGTTGGTCGCAACGGGCACCAAGCGGCGGCGGCGATGCGCACGGCACTTCGTCGAGTTCCTGCGAGGCCGGGGCGCCATCCCATTGGTTGAACCGGTGGCGGACGATGACCCGCACATGTCGGCTTACTTGGCATGGCTCAAGCAACACCGCGGCGCCACGGACGAGACGATCCGGCGCTACCGGACCGATATCAGACGGCTCATGCCAATGCTGGGCGAGCCTTCGCAATGGGATGCCGCCGGACTCAGGAGCGCATTCCAACGACGAAGCAAGGAGACGCCGGGGTCGGCATCGCTGCTCGTCACGATAATGAGGAGCTACATCCGGTTTCTGGTCGTGCGTGGCGAGTGCCGGCCGGCATTGTTGCATGCAGTTCCATCAGTACAGCGCTACCGCCTTTCGACGCTGCCGCGCCACGTCGACCCGGCAACGATCGAGAGGATCATTGCGGCCTGTCCGACAGATCGTCCGGTGGAAGTCCGGGACAAGGCCATCATTCTCCTGCTCGCCAGGCTCGGCCTGCGGGCTGCCGATATTCAGAACATGCGTCTCGACGACATCGACTGGCGATCCGGCCACCTGACGGTCAAGGGCAAGACGCGTCGACCGGACCGCCTGCCATTGCCGCAGGATGTTGGCGACGCGATCCTGGCATATCTTGCGGCAGCCCGCCCGAAGGCCGCCGAAGAGCATCTGTTCCTGCGTGCACAAGCACCGTTTCGGCCATTCCGCTCGTCCGCTGAGATAGCGGGCATCGTCGCTCGTACGCGCGACCGCGGTGGGATCGAAGGAGTGCCGACCGGGTCGCACATATTCCGGCATTCGCTTGCCACCAACCTGCTGCGCGCGGGCGCAGGCCTGGAGTCCGTCGGGACCATCCTGCGTCACAGCTCGCCCGAGACCACTGCCATCTACGCCAAGGTCGATCTGCCGATGCTCATGAAGATCGCGCAGCCCTGGCCGGGAGAACAGTCATGCTGA
- a CDS encoding tyrosine-type recombinase/integrase, with protein sequence MLNIHISRYVALHRSLGLKFSEQERMLRLYAAYAGGFGDRHTQVQRIYDWCHTSSSQYVARRRFDTARNFSLFAHAEDSGHEVPPAGVFGRGKRPRPTPTIIEPDQVRAIMTAALDVPPQGTISPHTYHYLFGLLAATGLRISEALALQCKDLVEDGLIVRNGKFGKQRLIALQPSTRQALEAYLALREKHAARGNDLFVTIRGRAPHKVRAHVVFVRLARQLGYRGPTGTAGMRLHDLRHTFAVRSLESCPPDREAIAHHMAGLSVYLGHASVANTYWYLEATPVLLRDIAAASEQLYRGEAA encoded by the coding sequence ATGCTGAACATCCACATTTCCAGATACGTGGCGCTGCATCGCAGCCTCGGGCTGAAGTTCTCTGAACAGGAACGCATGCTGCGCCTGTACGCCGCCTACGCCGGGGGTTTCGGCGATCGGCACACTCAGGTCCAGCGCATCTACGACTGGTGCCATACGTCGAGCTCACAATATGTGGCCCGCCGGAGGTTCGACACCGCACGTAACTTCAGCCTTTTCGCTCACGCCGAAGATTCAGGCCACGAAGTTCCGCCTGCCGGCGTCTTCGGTCGGGGCAAGCGGCCACGCCCGACGCCGACCATCATTGAGCCGGACCAGGTGCGGGCGATCATGACTGCTGCATTGGACGTTCCACCCCAAGGCACGATCAGCCCACACACGTACCATTACCTGTTCGGGCTGCTGGCGGCGACAGGTCTCCGGATTTCCGAGGCCCTCGCATTACAATGCAAAGATCTGGTCGAGGATGGCCTGATCGTCCGCAACGGCAAGTTTGGCAAGCAGCGGCTGATTGCCTTGCAGCCATCGACGCGCCAAGCACTCGAAGCCTATCTCGCCCTCCGCGAGAAGCACGCGGCCAGGGGCAACGACCTGTTCGTCACTATCCGGGGACGGGCACCGCACAAGGTGCGCGCCCACGTCGTGTTCGTCAGATTGGCCCGGCAGCTCGGATATCGTGGACCAACCGGTACGGCGGGCATGCGACTCCACGATCTGCGGCACACCTTCGCTGTCCGTTCCCTTGAGTCCTGCCCACCTGACAGGGAGGCCATCGCTCACCACATGGCCGGTCTCAGTGTCTATCTGGGGCACGCGTCGGTCGCCAACACGTACTGGTATCTCGAGGCCACTCCGGTGCTGCTGCGCGACATTGCGGCTGCGAGCGAGCAGCTTTACCGGGGAGAGGCGGCATGA
- a CDS encoding tyrosine-type recombinase/integrase, translating into MTALAPHLSAYLREHLPRERAVSPHTVKTYANCFVLLVQFAADRLKRRPTDLEIEDLGPDMIMAFLDHVETGRGSCVRTRNGRLAAIRSFFRYIEYRIPACLDLALRVRSIPTKKTDKALIDYLDRAEIKALLDAPDPRTRLGTRDRAMLHLAYAGGLRVSELVTLQLRDFPDRSLSTVHIMGKGRRERVLPLWKETQFVLRAWLAIRPDAQAAEIFLNANGQPMTRDGFAFRLAEHVKTAATKQPSILGKRVTPHVLRHSCAMHTLAATGDIRKVALWLGHASIQSTETYLRADPEEKLQILAAHGAPAIRPGRFKPQSDDLLSMLQEIRAGGHVKI; encoded by the coding sequence ATGACGGCGCTCGCTCCGCATCTCTCGGCATACCTGCGTGAGCATCTGCCACGCGAACGTGCTGTCAGCCCGCACACAGTGAAGACTTATGCCAACTGCTTCGTCCTCCTCGTTCAGTTCGCTGCCGATCGGCTGAAGCGTCGGCCGACCGATCTTGAGATCGAGGATCTCGGCCCCGACATGATCATGGCTTTCCTGGACCATGTCGAGACCGGGCGCGGCAGCTGTGTGCGGACCCGCAATGGCAGGCTCGCCGCGATCCGGTCCTTCTTCCGGTACATCGAGTATCGGATTCCGGCCTGCCTGGATCTGGCCCTCCGCGTCAGATCGATCCCGACCAAGAAGACCGACAAGGCGCTGATCGACTACCTCGACCGGGCCGAGATCAAGGCTTTGCTCGATGCCCCGGATCCCCGGACACGCCTTGGCACCCGCGATCGCGCGATGCTGCATCTGGCCTATGCCGGCGGGCTGAGAGTGTCGGAACTCGTAACGCTGCAGCTGCGCGATTTCCCGGACCGCTCCCTGTCCACCGTGCACATCATGGGCAAGGGTCGGCGTGAACGGGTCCTGCCGCTCTGGAAAGAGACCCAGTTCGTATTGCGCGCGTGGCTTGCGATACGGCCCGACGCGCAAGCTGCCGAGATATTCCTCAATGCCAACGGGCAGCCCATGACCCGCGACGGATTTGCGTTCCGTTTGGCCGAGCACGTCAAGACCGCGGCAACGAAGCAGCCGTCGATCCTTGGCAAGCGGGTTACGCCGCACGTGCTGCGGCATTCCTGTGCGATGCACACGCTCGCGGCGACCGGGGACATTCGCAAGGTTGCATTGTGGCTCGGCCACGCCAGCATCCAGAGCACCGAGACCTATTTGCGCGCCGATCCCGAGGAGAAGCTGCAAATCCTCGCGGCTCACGGCGCACCCGCCATCAGGCCCGGGCGCTTCAAGCCGCAAAGCGACGATCTACTATCAATGCTTCAGGAAATACGTGCAGGAGGTCATGTCAAAATTTGA